Proteins encoded within one genomic window of Leptolyngbya sp. 'hensonii':
- a CDS encoding transposase — protein HGKRPSQRGKRVSILGAISLREVVTYCNLMGSTDGLTFEAFISQKLVPKLWKGACVILDNCSIHLGEDVRNLIEDAGAKLIFLPPYSPDFSPIENCFSKIKSILRSIKARSYPELAKAIDEAFSQVSSSDLRNWFSHCCYCASPA, from the coding sequence CATGGCAAGCGTCCAAGCCAGCGAGGGAAACGAGTCTCGATTCTAGGGGCGATTAGTCTGCGGGAGGTCGTGACTTACTGCAATCTCATGGGGTCAACTGATGGACTGACCTTTGAAGCCTTTATTTCCCAGAAACTTGTGCCTAAGTTATGGAAAGGTGCCTGTGTCATCCTGGATAACTGCTCTATTCATCTGGGTGAAGACGTTAGAAATTTGATTGAGGATGCAGGAGCCAAGCTAATTTTCCTACCCCCTTACTCACCAGACTTTTCACCTATCGAGAATTGCTTTTCAAAGATTAAGAGCATTCTGCGTTCGATTAAGGCACGCAGTTATCCAGAACTTGCCAAAGCTATTGATGAAGCTTTCTCCCAGGTGTCATCGAGCGACTTAAGGAACTGGTTCTCTCATTGCTGTTACTGTGCCTCACCAGCATAA